One region of Camelina sativa cultivar DH55 chromosome 6, Cs, whole genome shotgun sequence genomic DNA includes:
- the LOC104791909 gene encoding uncharacterized protein LOC104791909 codes for MDLSSYHTQTQILWEELSNIQTTPHTVEDLLAEKETNRVIDFLMGLNDSYDNLRSRILMKNSLPSLSEIYNLLDQDDSQKSVTVAATSDFSIAAFQVSHSQSQGFSKSAQAPTSQNASAPPYQRNNRPQCIFCGKAGHVVDKCWKKHGYPTSFKPNIRSDKPSPLVANVALEEGSSDPDTVTGDLSATQIQQLMSFLASKLQPPSSTPTPEVHSVSIFSALPSSTIGPMSGSYSGINDWDG; via the exons ATGGACTTGTCTTCCTATCACACTCAAACTCAGATCTTATGGGAGGAACTTTCAAACATTCAAACTACACCTCATACCGTTGAGGATCTTCTTGCAGAAAAGGAAACTAATCGGGTTATAGATTTCTTGATGGGACTTAATGATTCTTATGATAATCTTCGCAGTCGCATTTTGATGAAGAACAGTCTTCCTTCTCTTTCCGAGATTTACAACCTCCTGGACCAAGATGACAGCCAGAAGAGTGTCACGGTTGCTGCCACCAGTGATTTCAGTATTGCTGCCTTTCAGGTGTCACATTCACAGTCCCAGGGATTTAGTAAATCTGCTCAGGCTCCTACTTCTCAGAATGCAAGTGCTCCTCCTTATCAGCGAAACAATCGCCCACAGTGTATCTTTTGTGGGAAAGCAGGTCATGTTGTGGATAAATGTTGGAAGAAACATGGCTATCCTACGAGTTTCAAGCCAAATATCCGATCTGATAAGCCCTCTCCTCTTGTTGCGAATGTGGCTCTTGAGGAAGGCTCCAGTGATCCTGATACTGTCACCGGAGATTTGTCTGCGACTCAGATTCAGCAATTGATGTCCTTCTTGGCCAGTAAGCTTCAACCTCCTAGTTCCACTCCCACCCCAGAAGTTCACTCTGTCTCAATTTTCTCTGCTCTTCCTTCTTCCACCATTGGCCCAATGTCTG GATCGTACTCGGGGATTAACGATTGGGACGGGTAG
- the LOC104791907 gene encoding probable sodium/metabolite cotransporter BASS4, chloroplastic isoform X1 — MAIASILGSIQNPFLCLREPTSPGSRSVVFSRYLEPCGRRWIPRSIRACQPSDKLGGDGGTSASAKRLHFGKQLLSFASDNFLPLALVSGVGLGFANPTLGCLADKYSFTKISTCGIFIISGLTLRTEAIGAAVKGWPLGVFGLISILLLTPSFSRLIMLVQLQPPELVTGLAIFCCMPTTLSSGVALTHLAGGNAALALAVTVASNLLGILSIPFWVSRYIAGGVGVSFPTEQLFRSLVVTLLIPLIIGKVIRESFKGFANFVDNNRSLFSKINAICLSMGSLGVWLCSRNLNVVFSVYS; from the exons ATGGCGATAGCTAGTATCCTGGGTTCAATCCAAAACCCCTTTTTATGTCTCCGTGAACCAACGTCTCCGGGGAGCCGCTCCGTCGTCTTCAGTCGCTATCTAGAGCCCTGTGGCAGACGATGGATTCCCAGATCCATTAGAGCATGCCAACCTTCCGACAAG CTTGGTGGTGATGGAGGCACTTCAGCTTCAGCTAAAAGATTACATTTTGGGAAGCAATTGCTGAGTTTTGCTTCTGATAACTTCTTGCCTCTTG CTCTTGTTAGTGGAGTGGGGCTGGGCTTTGCAAATCCAACACTAGGCTGTCTTGCAGACAAATACTCTTTCACTAAGATCAGTACATGCGGGATATTTATTATATCAG GGTTGACTTTACGTACTGAAGCGATTGGTGCTGCTGTTAAAGGATGGCCTCTTGGAGTATTCGGACTA atctCTATTTTGTTGCTCACTCCATCCTTCTCACGGCTTATTATGCTGGTCCAACTCCAACCTCCGGAACTTGTTACAG GGCTGGCTATATTTTGCTGTATGCCAACCACCTTATCAAGTGGTGTTGCCCTTACTCAC CTTGCTGGTGGCAATGCTGCTCTTGCTCTTGCGGTGACTGTGGCATCCAACTTATTAGGAATTCTAAGT ATTCCATTTTGGGTATCAAGATACATAGCTGGGGGAGTAGGTGTTTCTTTTCCGACTGAGCAACTGTTCAGAAGTCTTGTAGTTACTCTGTTAATTCCTTTGATCATTGGCAAG GTTATTCGGGAATCATTCAAAG GTTTTGCAAACTTTGTTGACAATAACCGTAGcctcttttcaaaaatcaacGCAATCTGCCTCAGTATG GGTAGCCTTGGAGTTTGGCTTTGTTCCAGGAATCTGAATGTTGTCTTTTCTGTCTATAGTTAA
- the LOC104791907 gene encoding probable sodium/metabolite cotransporter BASS4, chloroplastic isoform X2: MAIASILGSIQNPFLCLREPTSPGSRSVVFSRYLEPCGRRWIPRSIRACQPSDKLGGDGGTSASAKRLHFGKQLLSFASDNFLPLALVSGVGLGFANPTLGCLADKYSFTKISTCGIFIISGLTLRTEAIGAAVKGWPLGVFGLISILLLTPSFSRLIMLVQLQPPELVTGLAIFCCMPTTLSSGVALTHLAGGNAALALAVTVASNLLGILSIPFWVSRYIAGGVGVSFPTEQLFRSLVVTLLIPLIIGKVWFM, translated from the exons ATGGCGATAGCTAGTATCCTGGGTTCAATCCAAAACCCCTTTTTATGTCTCCGTGAACCAACGTCTCCGGGGAGCCGCTCCGTCGTCTTCAGTCGCTATCTAGAGCCCTGTGGCAGACGATGGATTCCCAGATCCATTAGAGCATGCCAACCTTCCGACAAG CTTGGTGGTGATGGAGGCACTTCAGCTTCAGCTAAAAGATTACATTTTGGGAAGCAATTGCTGAGTTTTGCTTCTGATAACTTCTTGCCTCTTG CTCTTGTTAGTGGAGTGGGGCTGGGCTTTGCAAATCCAACACTAGGCTGTCTTGCAGACAAATACTCTTTCACTAAGATCAGTACATGCGGGATATTTATTATATCAG GGTTGACTTTACGTACTGAAGCGATTGGTGCTGCTGTTAAAGGATGGCCTCTTGGAGTATTCGGACTA atctCTATTTTGTTGCTCACTCCATCCTTCTCACGGCTTATTATGCTGGTCCAACTCCAACCTCCGGAACTTGTTACAG GGCTGGCTATATTTTGCTGTATGCCAACCACCTTATCAAGTGGTGTTGCCCTTACTCAC CTTGCTGGTGGCAATGCTGCTCTTGCTCTTGCGGTGACTGTGGCATCCAACTTATTAGGAATTCTAAGT ATTCCATTTTGGGTATCAAGATACATAGCTGGGGGAGTAGGTGTTTCTTTTCCGACTGAGCAACTGTTCAGAAGTCTTGTAGTTACTCTGTTAATTCCTTTGATCATTGGCAAG GTCTGGTTTATGTGA